One genomic segment of Ascaphus truei isolate aAscTru1 chromosome 23, aAscTru1.hap1, whole genome shotgun sequence includes these proteins:
- the LOC142473118 gene encoding keratin, type I cytoskeletal 12-like isoform X1 translates to MSYRSVQQSSHSSQKVSVGSSGGGYGGGGYGECGLGGGGGGYGGGDGGYGSGGGGYGSGGGGYSGGGGGGCYGGGGVVYGGGGGSGGGGYGGGHGGGHGGGHGGGHGGGHGGGHGGGHGGGGGGGGGYGGGGGYGGGDSIFSGNEKQTMQNLNDRLASYLDKVHALEAANAELERKIKEWYDKQRPGGSTGEPGKDYSKYYKIIEDLKPKIIKATTENASIVLQIDNARLAADDFKMKYENELALRHSVEADINGLRRVLDELTLSKSDLESQVESLTEELNALKKNHEEEGKGTTETTVGEVSVKMNAAPGIDLTKLLNDMRAQYEALAEKNRKDAQDQYDKLSAGLQKEISQGVQATTSSKSEVSELRRTLQSLEIELQSQLAMKKSLEETLAETEGRYCVQISQIQVSISHAEAQLTQIRSDLECQTAEYEQLLDIKTRLEMEIETYRKLLDGVGGQTPGQTPGTTRGGTSDSSKGSVRTIKVKKFIEEVVDGKVVSSKVVEVEEKV, encoded by the exons ATGTCTTACCGCTCTGTCCAACAGTCGTCCCATTCCTCCCAGAAAGTTAGCGTAGGGTCGTCAGGCGGGGGCTATGGCGGGGGTGGCTATGGTGAGTGTGGTTTAGGGGGCGGTGGAGGTGGCTACGGCGGTGGTGATGGTGGCTACGGCAGTGGTGGAGGTGGCTACGGCAGTGGTGGAGGTGGCTacagtggtggtggtggaggaggcTGTTATGGAGGTGGTGGAGTTGTCTATGGTGGTGGGGGCGGTAGTGGTGGTGGTGGCTACGGCGGTGGACACGGCGGTGGACACGGAGGTGGACACGGTGGTGGACACGGCGGTGGACACGGCGGTGGACACGGCGGTGGACACGGCGGTGGTGGCGGTGGTGGAGGTGGCTATGGCGGTGGCGGTGGCTATGGCGGTGGCGATAGCATCTTCTCCGGCAACGAGAAGCAAACCATGCAGAATCTCAACGACCGCTTGGCCAGCTACCTGGACAAGGTCCATGCACTGGAAGCAGCTAATGCCGAGCTGGAACGCAAGATTAAGGAATGGTACGACAAGCAACGCCCGGGGGGATCCACCGGGGAACCGGGCAAGGACTACAGCAAATACTATAAAATAATTGAAGATCTGAAACCTAAG aTCATCAAGGCAACCACCGAGAATGCCAGCATCGTCTTGCAGATTGACAACGCCAGACTGGCTGCTGATGACTTCAAGATGAA GTACGAGAATGAGCTGGCCCTCCGCCACAGCGTGGAGGCCGACATCAACGGCCTGCGTAGGGTCCTGGATGAGCTGACCCTGAGCAAGTCTGACCTGGAATCCCAGGTTGAGAGTCTGACCGAGGAACTGAATGCTCTCAAGAAGAACCATGAGGAG GAAGGTAAAGGCACCACAGAAACGACAGTGGGCGAGGTCAGCGTGAAAATGAATGCTGCTCCAGGCATCGATCTGACCAAGCTGCTGAACGACATGAGAGCCCAGTATGAGGCCCTGGCCGAAAAAAATCGCAAGGATGCCCAAGACCAGTACGACAAATTG AGCGCCGGCTTGCAGAAAGAAATATCCCAAGGAGTGCAGGCGACGACATCGAGCAAGAGCGAGGTCTCGGAACTTAGAAGAACCCTCCAATCCTTGGAGATTGAACTTCAGTCTCAACTTGCCATG AAAAAATCTCTGGAGGAGACCTTGGCAGAGACCGAGGGGCGCTACTGCGTCCAGATATCCCAAATACAGGTCAGCATTTCCCACGCCGAGGCGCAGCTGACCCAGATCAGGTCCGACCTCGAGTGCCAGACCGCCGAGTACGAGCAGCTCCTGGACATCAAGACCCGCTTGGAGATGGAGATTGAGACCTACCGCAAGCTGCTGGATGGCGTAGG TGGCCAGACCCCAGGACAAACCCCCGGGACAACCAGAGGTGGAACCTCAGATTCCAGCAAAG gATCGGTGAGAACTATCAAAGTGAAAAAATTCATTGAAGAGGTGGTCGATGGGAAGGTCGTGTCCAGCAAAGTGGTGGAAGTGGAAGAGAAGGTCTAA
- the LOC142473118 gene encoding keratin, type I cytoskeletal 12-like isoform X2 produces MSYRSVQQSSHSSQKVSVGSSGGGYGGGGYGECGLGGGGGGYGGGDGGYGSGGGGYGSGGGGYSGGGGGGCYGGGGVVYGGGGGSGGGGYGGGHGGGHGGGHGGGHGGGHGGGHGGGHGGGGGGGGGYGGGGGYGGGDSIFSGNEKQTMQNLNDRLASYLDKVHALEAANAELERKIKEWYDKQRPGGSTGEPGKDYSKYYKIIEDLKPKIIKATTENASIVLQIDNARLAADDFKMKYENELALRHSVEADINGLRRVLDELTLSKSDLESQVESLTEELNALKKNHEEEGKGTTETTVGEVSVKMNAAPGIDLTKLLNDMRAQYEALAEKNRKDAQDQYDKLSAGLQKEISQGVQATTSSKSEVSELRRTLQSLEIELQSQLAMKKSLEETLAETEGRYCVQISQIQVSISHAEAQLTQIRSDLECQTAEYEQLLDIKTRLEMEIETYRKLLDGVGGQTPGQTPGTTRGGTSDSSKGKR; encoded by the exons ATGTCTTACCGCTCTGTCCAACAGTCGTCCCATTCCTCCCAGAAAGTTAGCGTAGGGTCGTCAGGCGGGGGCTATGGCGGGGGTGGCTATGGTGAGTGTGGTTTAGGGGGCGGTGGAGGTGGCTACGGCGGTGGTGATGGTGGCTACGGCAGTGGTGGAGGTGGCTACGGCAGTGGTGGAGGTGGCTacagtggtggtggtggaggaggcTGTTATGGAGGTGGTGGAGTTGTCTATGGTGGTGGGGGCGGTAGTGGTGGTGGTGGCTACGGCGGTGGACACGGCGGTGGACACGGAGGTGGACACGGTGGTGGACACGGCGGTGGACACGGCGGTGGACACGGCGGTGGACACGGCGGTGGTGGCGGTGGTGGAGGTGGCTATGGCGGTGGCGGTGGCTATGGCGGTGGCGATAGCATCTTCTCCGGCAACGAGAAGCAAACCATGCAGAATCTCAACGACCGCTTGGCCAGCTACCTGGACAAGGTCCATGCACTGGAAGCAGCTAATGCCGAGCTGGAACGCAAGATTAAGGAATGGTACGACAAGCAACGCCCGGGGGGATCCACCGGGGAACCGGGCAAGGACTACAGCAAATACTATAAAATAATTGAAGATCTGAAACCTAAG aTCATCAAGGCAACCACCGAGAATGCCAGCATCGTCTTGCAGATTGACAACGCCAGACTGGCTGCTGATGACTTCAAGATGAA GTACGAGAATGAGCTGGCCCTCCGCCACAGCGTGGAGGCCGACATCAACGGCCTGCGTAGGGTCCTGGATGAGCTGACCCTGAGCAAGTCTGACCTGGAATCCCAGGTTGAGAGTCTGACCGAGGAACTGAATGCTCTCAAGAAGAACCATGAGGAG GAAGGTAAAGGCACCACAGAAACGACAGTGGGCGAGGTCAGCGTGAAAATGAATGCTGCTCCAGGCATCGATCTGACCAAGCTGCTGAACGACATGAGAGCCCAGTATGAGGCCCTGGCCGAAAAAAATCGCAAGGATGCCCAAGACCAGTACGACAAATTG AGCGCCGGCTTGCAGAAAGAAATATCCCAAGGAGTGCAGGCGACGACATCGAGCAAGAGCGAGGTCTCGGAACTTAGAAGAACCCTCCAATCCTTGGAGATTGAACTTCAGTCTCAACTTGCCATG AAAAAATCTCTGGAGGAGACCTTGGCAGAGACCGAGGGGCGCTACTGCGTCCAGATATCCCAAATACAGGTCAGCATTTCCCACGCCGAGGCGCAGCTGACCCAGATCAGGTCCGACCTCGAGTGCCAGACCGCCGAGTACGAGCAGCTCCTGGACATCAAGACCCGCTTGGAGATGGAGATTGAGACCTACCGCAAGCTGCTGGATGGCGTAGG TGGCCAGACCCCAGGACAAACCCCCGGGACAACCAGAGGTGGAACCTCAGATTCCAGCAAAGGTAAAAGAT gA